One region of Anaerolineae bacterium genomic DNA includes:
- a CDS encoding substrate-binding domain-containing protein, whose product MLTDRLSRREFLKVASAAAMGSMLAACVPPATPAPVPEKPAAAPTPAPAQPLTVNFWTFWGGFEEMHDEWKATEPYKKFIDGNNLVLNLTSNVGLEAFLANIAAGTPPDVGVIWIYLDLMARGVVIPIDDLVAASSLKPEEFIEGNWKFGSYKGKQYGVPALEAFVRRGLNYNARMVAEAGLDPDNPPATWTEALEWHRKLTKFDQAGNLLQIGLDPYDAEGMVWSGDGFLISESWGFDWFDENTGKFNVDNEKMAEGLEVLGEFVRIIGPDNLDGMRAVEGQGTWGGAYNAEVQAMIIEGYWHPGETAIEKPEVSKVNRATWVPVPESRRGVKFQFAGGHLLLFFKDAPHPREAFPVAEFLNTQEACEIIFRRNGWLPAWKPYLETVDPSIYPGLEFYFNSVKEANEWWHAEPCELSADFLQTKFAEIREAVYRNEMTGAEGAAKLQKLLEEEYKAAGFASS is encoded by the coding sequence ATGTTAACGGATAGGCTTAGTCGTCGTGAGTTCCTGAAGGTGGCCTCGGCTGCTGCTATGGGAAGCATGCTGGCTGCGTGTGTTCCGCCAGCTACACCTGCGCCAGTGCCGGAAAAGCCAGCCGCAGCACCTACGCCGGCTCCAGCTCAACCGCTGACGGTTAACTTTTGGACGTTCTGGGGCGGGTTCGAGGAGATGCATGACGAGTGGAAGGCCACCGAGCCATACAAGAAGTTCATCGACGGGAACAACCTCGTGTTGAACCTCACCTCCAATGTAGGTCTGGAGGCTTTTCTCGCCAACATCGCTGCGGGCACGCCTCCGGATGTTGGTGTGATTTGGATTTACCTCGATCTCATGGCCAGAGGGGTGGTGATCCCCATCGATGATCTGGTAGCTGCTAGCTCTCTCAAACCAGAGGAATTCATCGAGGGCAACTGGAAATTCGGCAGTTATAAGGGAAAGCAGTATGGAGTTCCCGCGTTAGAGGCCTTTGTACGGCGAGGCCTGAACTACAATGCTAGGATGGTAGCTGAAGCGGGGCTCGACCCGGATAACCCGCCAGCGACGTGGACAGAAGCCCTGGAGTGGCACCGGAAGCTGACGAAGTTCGATCAGGCTGGCAATCTTCTACAGATTGGCCTAGATCCCTACGATGCTGAAGGGATGGTCTGGTCTGGAGACGGCTTCCTCATCTCAGAGTCATGGGGCTTTGACTGGTTTGACGAAAACACTGGCAAATTCAACGTAGACAACGAGAAAATGGCCGAAGGTTTAGAGGTACTGGGCGAGTTTGTCCGGATCATTGGCCCGGATAATCTGGATGGCATGCGCGCGGTAGAGGGACAAGGCACCTGGGGCGGCGCCTATAATGCAGAGGTACAGGCGATGATTATCGAAGGATACTGGCATCCGGGCGAGACAGCGATTGAAAAGCCCGAGGTCTCCAAGGTGAATCGCGCTACTTGGGTGCCAGTGCCAGAAAGCCGCCGGGGTGTGAAATTCCAGTTCGCTGGCGGGCATTTGCTGCTTTTCTTTAAGGATGCTCCACATCCCAGAGAGGCCTTCCCAGTAGCTGAGTTCTTGAACACGCAGGAGGCTTGTGAGATCATCTTCCGGCGAAATGGTTGGCTGCCAGCTTGGAAGCCATATCTTGAGACAGTGGATCCGAGCATCTATCCGGGGTTGGAGTTTTACTTCAACTCTGTTAAAGAAGCCAATGAGTGGTGGCATGCCGAACCCTGCGAGCTCAGCGCTGACTTCCTTCAGACGAAATTCGCAGAGATCCGCGAGGCTGTCTATCGCAACGAGATGACAGGTGCAGAGGGGGCGGCCAAACTTCAAAAGCTATTAGAGGAGGAATATAAAGCGGCAGGCTTCGCTTCTTCTTAA
- a CDS encoding sugar ABC transporter permease yields MSSRERRNLFLGLLFVSPWLIGFLLWTVYPLLASIYYSLTRYDIMRPPVFLGIKNYQELFTSDETFRIVIRNTLYWVSLSAPLGVVSAFLMATLLNARIIGRSVFRAIFFFPSIVPAFVTAMVWQYLLSTQYGAINATLQGLGLKTIPFLSSPQWVKPTLLVIHMWAQGSAMVIFLATLQDVPRSLYEAATVDGANAWHKFWYITIPMCSPVILFNLVMGFIGGFQYFTLPWLLTQGGPHRATEFYALYLYRNAFQWFRMGKAAALAWILFVIIVIFTAILFKSSARFVYYAGGEGEKR; encoded by the coding sequence TTGTCCTCACGAGAACGGCGTAACCTGTTTCTGGGCTTACTCTTTGTCTCTCCCTGGCTGATCGGCTTTCTGCTGTGGACAGTTTATCCCTTGTTGGCGTCCATCTATTACAGCCTAACCCGTTATGATATCATGCGTCCTCCCGTCTTTTTGGGGATCAAGAATTACCAGGAGCTCTTCACCAGTGATGAAACCTTTCGCATCGTAATCCGCAATACCCTCTATTGGGTGAGCCTCAGCGCGCCTTTAGGGGTGGTCTCCGCTTTCTTAATGGCCACTCTGCTCAATGCTCGTATCATCGGCCGATCCGTCTTCCGGGCAATCTTCTTCTTTCCCTCCATTGTGCCGGCGTTCGTGACAGCCATGGTATGGCAATATTTGCTCAGCACTCAGTATGGGGCTATCAACGCTACACTTCAAGGGCTAGGGTTGAAGACCATTCCATTCCTCTCCAGCCCTCAGTGGGTCAAACCGACCTTGTTGGTGATCCACATGTGGGCTCAAGGTAGCGCGATGGTCATCTTCCTAGCCACCTTGCAGGATGTGCCGCGTTCGCTTTATGAGGCAGCTACGGTAGATGGTGCCAATGCCTGGCACAAGTTTTGGTATATCACCATCCCAATGTGTAGCCCGGTGATCTTGTTTAACCTGGTCATGGGGTTTATTGGCGGCTTTCAGTATTTCACATTGCCTTGGTTACTTACCCAAGGTGGTCCTCATCGCGCTACCGAGTTTTACGCTTTATATCTCTACCGTAATGCCTTTCAGTGGTTCCGTATGGGCAAAGCCGCTGCGCTGGCATGGATTTTGTTCGTCATTATTGTCATCTTCACAGCGATTCTGTTTAAGAGCTCAGCCCGTTTTGTCTATTACGCCGGTGGTGAAGGAGAAAAGAGATAA
- a CDS encoding carbohydrate ABC transporter permease yields the protein MADRAWTSALPHQVMSELSRWHKLSLSAWIVEFFKYTLLIILAISFLFPLFWMVTSALKDDPQVYTVPPVWIPNPAHWNNFLDAWGRLDFNRYLFNTVVKYAVPSTIGTVLSSAMVAYGFSRIRWPGRDVLFSICLMTMMVPSQVTLIPLFVTFKKMGWVNTYLPLVVPAYFGNAYFIFMLRQFFRTIPQELSDAARIDGASEFDILFRIILPLAKPALTVVMLFQFMWAWNDYFGPLIYVNIRSQWTLALGIEYLRDMTVQVGTQILSYPYLMAVSTLVTIPILLLFFFAQRTFIEGISLTGLKG from the coding sequence ATGGCAGATCGAGCATGGACGTCTGCATTACCTCATCAAGTGATGAGCGAGCTCAGCCGATGGCATAAGTTAAGTCTTTCGGCGTGGATTGTCGAATTTTTCAAATATACGCTGCTTATCATTCTGGCGATTAGCTTCCTATTCCCTTTGTTTTGGATGGTGACCTCTGCTTTGAAGGATGATCCACAGGTTTACACTGTGCCTCCGGTCTGGATTCCCAACCCCGCTCATTGGAATAACTTCCTAGACGCGTGGGGAAGGCTTGATTTTAACCGCTATCTATTCAACACCGTCGTAAAGTATGCTGTTCCGTCTACGATTGGCACTGTGCTCTCTTCTGCTATGGTCGCCTACGGATTTTCACGGATTCGCTGGCCGGGTCGTGATGTCCTGTTTTCGATTTGTCTAATGACGATGATGGTGCCCAGTCAGGTCACCTTGATCCCACTCTTTGTCACGTTTAAGAAGATGGGCTGGGTTAATACTTACCTGCCCCTAGTGGTGCCGGCCTACTTCGGAAATGCCTATTTTATCTTTATGCTGCGACAATTCTTCAGAACCATCCCACAGGAGCTCTCTGATGCAGCTCGCATTGATGGTGCCAGCGAGTTTGACATTTTGTTCCGGATCATTCTGCCTTTAGCAAAGCCGGCTTTGACAGTCGTCATGTTATTTCAGTTCATGTGGGCTTGGAACGACTACTTCGGGCCCTTGATCTATGTGAATATCCGCTCGCAGTGGACGCTTGCTTTAGGCATCGAGTACTTACGTGATATGACTGTCCAAGTAGGGACCCAGATCCTCTCATATCCCTACCTGATGGCAGTGAGCACGCTGGTCACGATCCCGATCCTGCTCTTGTTCTTTTTCGCCCAGCGGACGTTTATCGAGGGCATTTCGCTAACCGGCTTGAAGGGATAG